In the genome of Roseimicrobium gellanilyticum, one region contains:
- a CDS encoding zinc-binding alcohol dehydrogenase family protein: MKAMVFTGLGRSLECRDILVPSPSREQVLVKVMACAVCRTDLHVVDGELPKPKLPLILGHEIVGEVVIVGAEVTGLRAGDRVGIPWLGWTCGTCEYCLSGRENLCDAAKFTGYTLNGGYAEYTVADSRFCFPLSRDMDPVSASPWLCAGLIGYRSLVKAGEGRRLGLYGFGAAAHIILQVARHQGREVCAFTRAGDTAAQEFARELGAVWAGGSNDSPPFELDAAIIFAPVGALVPLALRSLRKGGVVVCGGIHMSDIPAFPYADLWGERSIVSVANLTRRDGLEFLAMAPAVPVRTETHAFPLEAANEALANLREGRLRGAAVLVP, encoded by the coding sequence ATGAAAGCGATGGTGTTCACCGGTCTTGGCAGATCCCTGGAGTGCCGCGACATACTTGTGCCTTCGCCTTCCCGTGAGCAAGTGCTGGTGAAGGTGATGGCCTGTGCCGTCTGCCGCACAGATCTGCATGTGGTGGATGGTGAGTTGCCGAAGCCGAAGCTGCCACTGATTCTGGGGCATGAGATTGTGGGAGAAGTGGTGATCGTAGGTGCGGAGGTCACAGGCCTTCGAGCCGGCGATCGTGTCGGCATTCCCTGGCTGGGATGGACTTGCGGCACTTGTGAATACTGCCTCTCAGGCAGAGAAAACCTCTGCGATGCGGCGAAGTTCACGGGCTACACCCTCAATGGCGGTTATGCGGAGTACACGGTGGCGGACTCGCGTTTTTGCTTCCCGCTCTCGAGGGACATGGACCCAGTTTCTGCTTCTCCATGGCTGTGCGCCGGACTCATTGGCTATCGTTCTCTGGTGAAGGCCGGCGAGGGCAGGCGACTTGGTCTCTATGGATTTGGAGCGGCAGCGCATATTATCCTCCAGGTGGCACGACATCAGGGGCGCGAGGTATGCGCCTTCACACGTGCGGGGGATACGGCAGCCCAGGAGTTTGCGCGTGAGCTTGGAGCAGTATGGGCAGGTGGCTCGAATGATTCACCGCCGTTCGAGCTTGATGCGGCCATCATCTTTGCACCAGTGGGGGCGCTGGTGCCCCTGGCTTTGCGCAGCTTGCGCAAGGGAGGGGTGGTGGTGTGTGGTGGGATACACATGAGCGATATCCCTGCGTTTCCCTACGCAGACCTGTGGGGCGAGCGGAGCATTGTCTCCGTGGCAAATCTCACACGACGCGATGGCCTTGAGTTCCTCGCAATGGCCCCCGCAGTGCCAGTGCGCACGGAGACTCACGCATTCCCGCTGGAGGCGGCGAATGAAGCGCTGGCCAATCTTCGCGAAGGCAGGCTCCGCGGCGCGGCGGTGCTGGTGCCGTGA